In a single window of the Zea mays cultivar B73 chromosome 5, Zm-B73-REFERENCE-NAM-5.0, whole genome shotgun sequence genome:
- the LOC100277775 gene encoding uncharacterized protein LOC100277775, giving the protein MSGVQAMPAAVGVAGLRGSGLVSSSSTGLFAGDCKRKARRPACSAWALRQSRIGSRSRSKRGLGIVCNLAGQYEDSFDDVQRQLMNYFTYKAVRTVLTQLYELNPPSYRWFYNFVAVNKPTDGKHFLRALGKERQELAERVMVTRLHLYGKWIKKCDHAKTYEKISDENLALMRERLMETVIWPTDDSSTEKIG; this is encoded by the exons ATGTCCGGAGTTCAGGCGATGCCGGCGGCCGTGGGCGTGGCGGGGCTGAGAGGGTCAGGGTTGgttagcagcagcagtaccggctTGTTCGCCGGCGACTGCAAGAGGAAGGCTCGTCGCCCGGCGTGCTCGGCCTGGGCCCTCAGGCAGAGCCGGATCggcagcaggagcaggagcaagaGGGGCCTCGGCATCGTCTGCAACCTCGCGGGACAGTACGAGGATTCCTTCGACGACGTCCAGCGG CAACTGATGAACTACTTCACCTACAAGGCCGTGAGGACCGTGCTGACCCAGCTCTACGAGCTGAACCCGCCGAGCTACCGCTGGTTCTACAA CTTCGTCGCTGTCAACAAGCCTACCGACGGCAAGCATTTCCTCCGTGCTCTCGGCAAG GAGAGGCAGGAGCTCGCAGAGCGAGTGATGGTCACCAGGCTTCACCTGTACGGGAAATGGATAAAG AAATGCGACCATGCCAAGACGTACGAGAAGATCTCCGACGAGAACCTGGCGCTGATGCGGGAGCGGCTGATGGAGACGGTCATCTGGCCAACCGACGACAGCAGCACGGAGAAGATCGGCTGA
- the LOC103625791 gene encoding 40S ribosomal protein S2-3 — translation MAERGGERGGERGGFGRGFGRGGRGDRGGRRGGRRGPRQEEEKWVPVTKLGRLVKENKITKIEEIYLHSLPVKEHQIVETLVPGLKDEVMKITPVQKQTRAGQRTRFKAFVVVGDGDGHVGLGVKCAKEVATAIRGAIILAKLSVVPVRRGYWGNKIGQPHTVPCKVTGKCGSVTVRMVPAPRGSGIVAARVPKKVLQFAGIEDVFTSSRGSTKTLGNFVKATFDCLMKTYGFLTPEFWSQTKFSMAPFQQYTDLLAKPTKGLVLEAPTETVEA, via the exons ATGGCGGAGCGCGGCGGCGAGCGTGGTGGAGAGCGCGGCGGGTTCGGCCGTGGCTTCGGTCGCGGCGGGCGCGGTGACCGTGGTGGGCGTCGCGGCGGccgccgtggcccgcgccaagAGGAAGAGAAGTGGGTTCCCGTCACCAAGCTCGGCCGCCTTGTCAAGGAGAACAAGATCACCAAGATCGAGGAGATCTACCTGCACTCGCTCCCCGTCAAGGAGCACCAGATCGTCGAGACCCTCGTCCCGGGGCTCAAGGACGAGGTCATGAAGATCACGCCCGTCCAGAAGCAGACCCGTGCCGGGCAGCGCACCCGCTTCAAGGCCTTCGTCGTTGTCGGCGATGGCGACGGCCACGTCGGCCTGGGAGTCAAGTGCGCCAAGGAGGTGGCCACCGCCATCCGCGGCGCCATCATCCTAGCCAAGCTCTCCGTCGTCCCCGTCAGGAGGGGGTACTGGGGGAACAAGATCGGACAGCCCCACACCGTGCCCTGCAAGGTCACCGGCAAGTGTGGCTCCGTCACTGTGCGCATGGTGCCCGCGCCCAGGGGTTCTGGCATCGTCGCCGCGCGCGTGCCCAAGAAGGTGCTGCAGTTCGCTGGCATTGAGGATGTCTTCACCTCGTCCCGTGGCTCCACTAAGACCCTTGGCAACTTCGTCAAG GCAACCTTCGACTGCCTGATGAAGACCTACGGCTTCCTCACTCCTGAATTCTGGAGCCAGACCAAGTTCTCCATGGCCCCGTTCCAGCAGTACACCGACCTGCTGGCAAAGCCCACCAAGGGCCTTGTGCTCGAGGCCCCAACTGAGACAGTAGAGGCTTAG